The Methanofollis sp. UBA420 DNA segment GAGGCGATCGGCATCGACATCGGCAACCTCTGCACCGCCTGCCTCACCGGGAAGTACCCGGTCGAGGTCTGCGGGGAGTGCTGCGACTGCCGGTGCATCGAATTTATGAAAGGAAGCGTCCAGACTCATCTGGATCTGGACTGAACCCTTTTTTCTTTCTCTTCTTTCTCTCCTCCGTATCGGTGTCGCTTGCGCAGCGGTATGGTATTGATGGTCCGGGCCGGAGGTCTTCGAGGCCGGGGGACATATGTCCTGGATATCCGGAAAGGGAGACAGATATATCGGTGTGGGGTGTTGTTCTGGATAGGATTTTCTATGGATGGCCTGTCTTTCCCGGACCAATCCTGAAGGGCGACGAACACCGGCGATTGTACGAAAACAGGGGCCTTTGAAGGACACTCCTTTTCAGGCACATCTTCGAGCTGCCCGCAGGCGAAATATGCTCGTTTTATGTGGCCTCTGGGCTGCACGGTGTTGTCGTGGGGAAAAAACGCTCTGCGCTTTGAAAAAGTATCAGAATAGTAGCGAGGGATGGATTTGAACCATCGGTCTACGGGTTATGAGCCCGTCGGGATTTCCTGACTACCCTACCTCGCTCCGGTATATTAACAAGGTTGTCACAGCGTATATAGTTTCCCTCGCAGCAGGGGATAGATTAATGTACTGCCCTTTTTCTCCCTCCCGTGGACGGTGAAACCGAAGCGGTCGGGTAAAGAAGCGCGAGGGTTGCCCCCCTGAAAGAGGGCGTGCTCACCTTTGACATTGCCCCGTTTTCCCGTGCGCCGGTGAGAAAGTGTTTGGATTATCTGAAGAACCCTTTCGGCCCTGTCCTTTCCCCCAGTTGTGCGGCAAGGACGAAGTCTGTCCGCGTCAACCCGCCTGAGGAGTGGGTGTACCAGGAGACCTCCACCTCGTGGTATTTCCTGAGACAGATGTCCGGGTAGTGGCTGGCGCTTTCCGATCCAAGGGCGATGACCTCGTTGATGAAGGTGCATGCCTCGCCGACGGACCTGAAGACGAACCTCCGTCTCAACCGTCCGTTCTCCAGACACCACCCCGGCACGTCGGGGAGGAGGGCCAGCATCTCCGGTCTGGTGAGCGGCGCTGCACCGGGCACGATGGGCCGTGCCGACTCCTTGCTGAGAGGCATGGTAGTGCCTCTCCGTCCTCATATATGATGGTTTGCTCTTCGGCGATGAAAACTTGTTATGGACGAAGACCGCACTTTTCTCCATGTCGGCCGTCTTCTCCTCCCTCCATCCCACTCTTCAGGGCATTATTGCCGGCCGCCTCGGCTGGGACGACCTGCGCCCGGTGCAGGAGGCGGCCTGCCAGGCCGCCGCCGACGGCCGCGACCTCCTTGTCGTCGCCGGCACGGCCGGGGGCAAGACCGAGGCAGCGCTCATCCCGGTGATCGATGCCGTCCTGAAGGGCGGTCTTCCCGGCGTCGCCTGCCTCTGCCTCTCCCCCCTGAAGGCCCTGATCAACGACCAGGAGGAGAGGATGCTGGAGATATGCACTCCTGCCGGCCTCTCGGTCGCAAAGTGGCACGGCGACGTCGGAAAAGGCGAGCGTTCCTGGTCGGGCGGCGACCCGCCCCACATTCTCCTCACGACGCCCGAGTCCCTGGAGGTGATCCTCCTCGACCGCTCTCTCAGGCCCGACCTTGCGCACCTCAGGTTCGTCGTCGTCGACGAGGTCCATGCCTTTGCCGCCGACCTGCGCGGCGTCCAGATCCGGTGTCTCCTCGACCGTCTCGACCGTCTCGCCGGCCGGCCCCTCCAGAGGATCGGCCTCTCGGCCACGGTCGGCAACCCCGGCGAGATCCTTGCCTGGCTCTCCGGTCCCGGCCGCGAGGCCGGCCTTGTCGCCTCTCCGGTCAGGCCCGGGAAGAAGCAGTTCTCCTTCTCCCTTGCCGTGGGGAAGGAGGAGCAGGCCGCCGCCGTCGCCGGCCTGGTCGCCGGCAAACGGGCCCTCGTCTTTGTGCGGAGTCGGAGCGAGGCCGAAGGACTTGCCACCGCCCTCAAAGGGAGGGTCGATCGCCTCTCCGTCCACCACTCGTCCCTCTCTGCTGCGGTGCGCCGGGAGGCCGAGGCCTCCCTCTCCGTCCCCTCCTCCTGCGTCATCTGCACGAGCACCCTGGAACTCGGCATCGACATCGGCGGCCTCGACCTTGTCGTTCAGGTCGGCCCCCCGACATCTGTCTCCTCCTTCCTTCAGCGCCTCGGCCGCACAGGCAGGCGCGGCGGGGCCGCGCGGATGGCCTTTGTCCTCGGGTCGGACCTCGACCTCCTCCTGGCGGCCGGCGCGATCGAAGCGGCGGCGCGGCGTGAGGTCGAACCCCTCAGGCCCCCCTCTCTCCCGTACACGGTCTTTGTCCAGCAACTTTTCCTCGCCCTCATCGGTGCGGGACGTCTCCCGCGCCGCTCCCTCCTCACCTCCCTTCTCTCGTCCCCTGTCCTTGCCGGCATCGCGCCCGACGACGCCGGGGCCATCGTCGACCACCTCCTCGCCACCACCCACCTTGCCGCCGACGGCCCCTTCCTGATGCCCGGCCCCGCGGCAGAGAAGGACTTCTCCCGGTCCCACTGGTCGGCCCTCCTCTCTGTCTTTTCCACGGGCGCCGCGTTCCGGGCCCTCACGCCGGAAGGCGAGGAGGTGGGCGACCTCGACGCGCGGTTCGTCGCCGGGGGAGTCGGGACAGTCTGCACCCTGGGCGGGCGGCGGTGGCGGATCATCGCCCTCGACCCCGGCCACCGCATCGCCACCGTCGTCGGTGAGGGCGGGGGCTCGCGCGCCTCCGACCGCCGCCCTTTCTGGTCGGGAAGCGGTGCGCCGATGAGCCCGGTCATCGCCCGTTCCGTGCAGGGCATCCTCGCCCGCGGCAGGTCGTCCCTCCCCCTGGCGAAACGGGAACAGGCGGCGGTCCGGGGCATCGCCACCGAGATCGGGGCCGGCATCCCTGCCGAAGGTTTCCTTGTCACCGAATGCTCAGAAGGCATCTTTGTCCTCTCCTGCCATGGCGGCCGACTTAACAGGTTGCTCGCCTCTCTCCTCGCGCAGGCCCTCGGCGACGGCCCGAAGGTCAGGGCATCCGACCTCTGCCTCCTCGTCGAAGGGGTGACCGGCCCTGACCCGGCCGGGGAGGTGTACGACGCCCTCTGTGCGATACGGACCCGGCCTGCCGCCTCCATTGCCCTCGCTCTCCCCCTGCCCGATCCGGCCGACTGGAAGTTCGGCCCCCTCCTCCCTCTCCCCCTCTTTGCCCGGATGGTCGCGGCCGACGTCCATGACTGTGACGCCCTTGCCGAGGCCCTTGCCGCTGCGCCGGTGCATACGGGTGAGGAAACTATATCTGGAGCCTCTTCCCCAGATTTTCCATAATGAAGCCTGCCCTCATCCTGCTCCTCTGCCTGGTCGCGGCGGTCGCAGCCACTCCCGTGCAGGCGGCCCCTGTACGGGAAATCGCGGCCGCCCCTCTTCCCGGCGAGGAGTTTATGGTGACCCTGGACCTGAGCGGGATCGCCGTCGGCGGCATCGTCGAGACAGTCCCCCCGGGCTTCACCTTCGTCTCCACCACCCATCCGCCTGGCAGAGTCTCGATCAAGGGGCAGCAGGTCTCCTTTGTCGTCCTGAACGACACCATTGTCAGGTACCGCGTCCGTGCCCCCGATACCGGCAGTGGCACCTTTACCGGCGTCTGGGAAGATTTCCTTGCCGACAAACACGGCGCTATCGATGGGACGGAGGTTACCGTCAGGACCGGATCCGAAGAGGGTGCCGGGACCCCCGGGGCGACCCCGGGCCTGCCTGGCTGGACAGCCTGGACCGCCCTGTGTGCCCTGGGTGCCGCGGCCTTTTTCCGGGGGCGGTCTCTGTGAGGTCTGTCCCTGTCGCCGTCTTCCTCCTCCTGCTGGTGACCCCGTCTCTGGCTGCCCTGCCCTGTGACGGCAATGGCGATGACGTCCTCTCCGAGGGGGAGTTCGTCTCGGCGGCCTTTGCCTACCTGGACACCGAATACCGGAATGGCACCGGTCAGGCACCGCCGCGGGACGACCTTGCCGACGCCGCCTTTGTCTATTATTACTGGGGCGGCAGGCCCTGGACATGGACCGGTGCGGCAGGGAGCACCCCCTCTTCGTTTGACCGGCCGGTCAGGCGTGCGGCCGTCATGCACCCGTTCGTGCTGGAAACCCTCCGTTCGATCGGGTACCCGATGGAGAATGTTGTCGGGATCGATTCTGCCACGGCACAGGCCTCGACTTTCTTCCCTGAGATGGCGGGCCGTGCAGTGGTCGGGAGCCCCGAACACCCCGACACTGCCGCGCTCCTCTCCCTCGCTCCCGATGCCGTCTTCGTCGAGGCGGGCGCAGGCGGGGACCGTGCTGCACAGGCCATTTCAGAGGCCGGCCTTCCTGTCGTGCGTGTCGCCTGCTCCTCCCCCGCATCCTATCTCGGGGAAGTCAGGGCTCTTGGAGATCTTCTTGGCCTGAACGACGGTGCCGCCGCTCTCTCGCGCTTCATCGACGAGGAAGAGGAACGGGTGCGCGCCTGCCTGGCCGGCCTTCACCCGCGCGAGGCGCCGGTCGTCTATGCCGAGGACGTCGTTGACTACACCGCGTGCGGGGAGGGGACGCCTCTCTGCGAGGAGGTCAAAGCCGCCGGCGGCCGGCCTGCCTTCAGCGGCACCGAAACGGTGAGCGACACCGCGGTTCTTGCTGCGGACCCTGAATATGTCGTCAAACTTGTCGGCCGCGAGCCGTACCTGATGGGCGGGTATGGCGACCGGATCCCCGTTCGTTTCATCGAGGTACGAAATGAGATCGGCAGGAGGCCGGGCTGGTCCGGCACCCGGGCCGTAAAAGCCGGGCAGGTCTTCGTGGTCCACACCTCCCTCGTCGAGGGGCCGCAGTATTTCATCGGCCGCCAGTACCTCGCGTCATGGTTCCACCCTGACCTCTGCGCCGACCTCGACCCTGCCGCAGTCCAGGCAGAATACTTTTCCCGGTTTCAGGGGCTTCCGGGATCCGCAGGGATCTATGTTTCGGGAGGAGTGGGATGAGGCAGGATCCTGGACCTGATACCGGCAGGATCGAAGGTGTCCGGCGTTGTCCCTGACACCCCCTCCCGCTGTATGACGCCGGAGGGTGATGCTGTGGTCATCACCCCTCTCTGTGCCCCCCTCTCTCGCGCCTCCGAACATCGCCTCCTTCGAGGTACCTGATGAGAGGAACCATCTCCGCGATGCGGTCAAGGAGGTGTCGAGGACAGGCTTGGACTGACGGGTGCGGCATTGCATCGGTGCAGTTCGAGGATGAGGACCTTGTTGTCGACCTGACCGATTTTACCTCTGGTTGAGGGATGCCGGAGAATCCGATCGGCCTCGCAGGCAGCCTCACGCCACGGCGACGCCTACAGGGAACAGCCCCTCCTCCATCATTGTGCCGGTGGCCTGACCCCTATCCAGAGGTGGAGGTCCCGGTACGCGGCGTCGAGCCTGTCCTTCCCCCAGACGCTATCTGAAGGAACTGTTTCGTTGAAAAGAATGAAATCCAGGCGGTTCATGTCGGTCCTTTCGACTGTGAAGGGGAAAGGTACTTCGGCCGTCTGGTTGTGGGGGACGGTGACGGCGAAACGGTCGATTATCTCCATGTCCCTGAGGCTTGAGGTGTTGGTCGTCGGGTCGAAGGCCTGTGAGGTAAGCAGCACCTCGACGGTATAGGTGATGTCGCGGTATTCGTGGTTCCCGATACCGATGATCACCGACTGGTTGCTCCCGGCCGCGAAGGCGGTCGGATAATCTGTGGCCTTCCCGCCTGGACCGAGGATGTAGAACTCGGTGAAGTGCTCTCCCTCCTTGGGAACGGCGAGCACGTAGAGAGTTGTGGCGATGGCAAGGAGAATTGCAAGGACGAGGATGATGGAGAGGGTTCTGTCTGTGCGTGACTGGTTCTCGGGGAAAAGGTCTGCCTTTGCCTCTGCCGCCATCTCCCTGAAGGGTACGACGAATCGTTTCTCCGCCGGGACCACCGCCCGTCGCCAGTGGGCGACAGCGAGCATGGCGAAGGTGAAGAGGGTGGGGGCGATGAGGATCGGGAGATAGGCGCACAGGACGCTCGCCACTGTGCATATGGCGATTATAGCGAGGTTTTTTGGCACGTTCCGCGGTTCGAAGCCCTCAAAGATTCTCTGATAATATCCTTCCTGGTCCATGTCATCCCCTTTTTTCGTGATCTCTCGCAAGGATGTTTATAATATTATTCTCTCTTCTGCCTCCCTGCGAGATACAGGGGGCTGTAAGGGCTTCCGGTACAGGGAAGGCTCCTGTCCTGATTTCTGAGTGATACCCGGCGTTGCGGCAGTGGTTGTCGGGGCGAATGTCATGGAAGCATATGTACCTGATGCCGGGATCTCCACGCCGATTCAGTCCCCGTCGATCCGGAAGGGCATCTGTTACTATGCCCCGTCTTCATAGTGATCCCGAAAGAGTGTCCGGGCCTTCGGGGTCTGCCGGCGGAGAAAAAGCAGTCCCTGAGGGGGTGAGGACGGTTTCCCGCTCCTCCCGACTCTCGTCATCCTGGCCATCGTCATCGCTCTGGCGGTTGTCAGTTACCGGATGGTCCGGAAGCAGTAATCTCTCTTCCCTTTTTTCAGGTCTTTCAGGCACTGTCGATCCTGAGACGGTGGGCCTGCAGGATCGCAAGGCCGGCGCCTCCAAGAACCAGACCGCAGAGGACGAGGTCTCCTGGCTTTTCGAGGCCGGTCGGTATCAGGTGCAGGGCGAGCACCCCTGAAAGGATCATGATGCCGGCAAGGAGTATGAGCACCCCGCCGAGGGGCAGCCTGACCTTTTCAAGGAGGGGCCCTGTCCTCTCGAAAAGTGCCGTCCTGAACTCTTTTTTCAGGAGGAGAAGAGTGGCAATGAAGAGGGCTGCAAAGAGGATCCACTCTGAGGGTTCGGAGAGTTCGGTTATGAGGAGGGACCAGAGGTCGCGGCTCTCTGCCCCTGCTGTGAAGGAGCCAAGGAAGGGATAGAGCCAGTTTGCCGGATAGAGCCACATCGTGTCGAGGGCCTGGTGAGAGGCGACCCCGGTCGCACCGGCAAGGACGATGGGGGACCTGAACCGCCAGAAGACGAGGAGGCCGACTCCAAGGGCGAGGACGAGGAAGAGAAGGGTATGCGTATAGATCCTGCCGTAGCCGACCGAATCGGCGAGGATAATATAGCCGAGGGGCTTGTCGACGAGGTCGGGGAGGATGGCGCCGAGAGCGCACGCCGCAACGACGGCCCGCCTCCCCCCGACCGCCCCGGCGAGGATGAGGCCGAGGACGATACCGGCGGCGAGGTGGCAGAGGAGGAACATTCCACCACCACTCGGGCACCCCGCCATATCTAACTTCCCGATACTGCAGGTTTTCCTGTATTTGTCGGGGGAAAGATGTCATGTGCCCGTGCACAACACCATATCGAAGGGTATATGAGAGGAGGTAACATTCGATGGATGGGGAACACTCATGTCCGGGCCCTCCCGGAGGAGACCCCCGGTGGTGAGCACCCGTGAATGATATTCATATCCGCATTCCGTTCCCCTTTGATGACGAGGGCTATATTGAACGGACCTGCCCTGCCTGCCGGAGGAACTTCAAGATGCAGCTGAACGAGCGCGAGGTCGAGTGGATCTCCCGGGCACGGCTGAACTCCTTCAATCTCCTCTGTTCGAACAGGATATATAAGTTCGAGGACGAACCCGAAGCCCAGTGTTCGTGTCCGTATTGTGGCCATGTCGCGCCGGTGAACCGGTGGTGGACCCATGACCAGCGGAGTTATATCCAGGTCTATGCCCACATGGCGATCCGCGATATTCTCCTGCGCGACCTCGCAGCGGGGCAGGTCTCCGGGGCCGGCCATTCTGCCGGGACCTACTCGACTCGCCTTCAGGTTACCGGGGTGCGGAACCTCCCTCTGTCCATCCCCTGAGGATGGCTTTTTTAATTCTTTCCGCCGCCGTCATCGGAATTTTGCCGCTTTCTTTCTGGCGTGTCTTCGCATCCAGAAATACGCAATGATCGCCATTGTCTCGGCGATCGCGACAAAGCCCACGATGTGGGCGACCGAGACCTCGTACAGGACGCCCATCACCGTGCTCCCCAGGAACCAGCCTGTGCCATAGACTGCATAGATGTAGCCGAAGGCCTGACCCCTGATCTCGGTGGCTGTCCGGTCGGCCAGGGACGCCCGCATCACCGTCTCGTGGAGGCCGATGCCGGCCCCCCAGATGAGGGTGCCGAGGACGATGAGAGAGGGGGCTGTGCTGAAGGCGAGGGCCGGGATGGCGATGTTGATCAGGGGGATGAGGAGAAGGGCTCTCGTCCCGATCCGGTCGTAGGCCCATCCCCCGCCGAGGGCGACCAGTGTGGAGACGGCCATCGCCCCGGCATAGATGAGGGGGATGCTCGGGTCTGCGATGAGCCCCTGGACCTTCATGTGGTAGGAGATGAGGGGGAAACTGGCAAACCCGGCCATTGCAAGGAAGAGGAAGGTGGCGTACGGGACGAAACGCCGTGCCGCCGGGACGGCTGCATCTTCGTCCGACCTCTCGAAGATGCCAGGTTCAGGGACGGCCCTCTTCCCGATGGCGAGGAAGACGAAGAGGAGGACGATCGGGAGGGCGAGGAGGGCGAAGCCGGTCTGATACCCTCCCCCGGTCAGGATCGCCGCGGAGAGGAGGAGGGGGCCGATGATCGCGCCGACCTGGTCGAGGGCCTTGTGGACGCCGACCCCCCAGCCCCGGCCGACAGGCGAGGCCGCGAGGGAGATGATGGTGTCGCGTGCCGGCGCACGGATCGCCTTGCCGATCCTTTCTGTGATGAGAAGGACGGCGGCGACCTCCCAGGTGCCGGTCAGGGCAAGGAAGGGGATGGCAAGGAGGAGGCCGTAGCCGAGGTAGACGATCCGCCAGTAGTGTTGTGTCTGGTCTGAGTAGAGGCCGGTGAGCACACGCAGGCCGTACCCGGTGAACTCGCCGAGACCTGCGACAAGGCCGACGATGGCGGCAGAGCCCCCGAGGGTGAGGAGGTACGGGCCGGTGACGCTCCTCGCCCCGTTCGAGACGATGTCGCCGAGGAGGCTGACGATGCCGAGGAGAAGGATGAGCCTCATGGCGGTCTGCCGCGGGGCGGTCATCTGGTCTGGCCCGGCCATGGCGAGGGGTGGAGGATGGAGGAGAAATAGGTTCGCCTGGCATCCTGTCCTTCTCCGGCGGCCGTGGGATGGTGTTATGGAGGGTTTCTGCAGAAATAATACCTTTAATGATATTTTTTATCTGTCTAATCCTCTGTGTGGCAAATAGATAATCACATATATTTGATATTTAATATTTTTGCATGTGATGATATGCGATCCCTTCTCTCTCCCCCCGGTAGAGGATGCCTCCTTCTCCTCCTCCTCATTCTCTTTGTTTGTGCTGCAGGATGCGTCGGTGAAGAAGAAAAAAAGATTGCGGAAGCAGGTGCGCTTGTCGAGTCGGCGGCTGCCCGCTATGAGATCCTGAACACCACCGAAGATCTTGACACCGTCTCTCTCGGGAATATCAGAGCAGAGATGGCTGCAGCGAAGACGGACCTTGATGAGGCCCTCGTGATTCTCGACACCGTCTCCTATGACCGCCTCTCCCCTGACGGAAAAAAACAGCTCGATACTCTCAGGACGCTGTGCCAGGTGGAGGCTGAGTTTGCTGGAATGATCCGCGACGAAGGCTGTGATCTGCTGGAGCATTCCCAGAACGCGATGTTTGAGAAGGGCAATGTCTCCGGGCTTGAATCATTCGACCGGGCACGGGAGGATCTTGTCAGGATGAAAGAGAAATCTCTGGTTCTGGAGACGAAGATGGCCAGGATCGATCTCGAATCCCTTCCTCCCGACTGGCAAGAGGACGTGACCGGGATGAAGGCCGATGTGGGGGATTTCACCACGATCCTTGGAGACACTATCACGCTGGTCGACCAGCTCGAGAAGATGTCTTGCCTGATAGATTCTTCATATGCCCGTTTTGAAGTCCTGGAGACCGTCGGAGAGGCCGATCAGTATTCAACCGGAACCATAAGGGCAGAGATGGCTGCTGCAGAGACCGATCTCAGGGAGGCTCTCAGGATCCTCGAGACGATCCCCTACGATCGACTCCCTCCCGAAGGGAAGGAGCAGTTTGATGCCATAAAAACAGTGTGCGAGGTGAACGCGGACTTCTGCGCGATGATGCGGAATGAAGGTTGTGACTGCCTGGACCACTGCCAGAAAGCGACGCTTGCACCCGACGAAGCCTCCGCGATTGCACAGTTTAGACTTGCAAAGAAGGATCTCGCCGGGATGAAAGAGAGACTTACGGCGATCGAGGCGAAGATGGCGACTATCGATATCGAATCTCTGCCCTCTCCCTCCAGAGGAGATCTTGTCGGCATGAAGGTCTATATCGAGGAGTACGGCAAGAGCGTCAACGACGCGATCGATCTGCTGGACCAGGTCTGCTGACGCCCTCTTCCGGGTGAGGGCGGCGGATGTTTATCCGTGGAGGGGCAAGATCTCTCATGGTATCGGATCTCTCCCACGAGTGCGATGCGCCCCTCTCCCGTCCCCGGAAGGATCCGGCGATCGCCGCCTCCGCCTCCTTTGTCTGGGGAGGGATGGGCCAGGCCTACAACGGCCAGTACGGGAAAGGCCTCCTCTTCTTCATCGGGGTGATGGTCGGTTCCCTTCTCCTCCTCGTCCCCGGCATCATCATCTGGGCCTATGGCATCTACGACGCCTACGTGACCGCACAGAAGGTGAACGACGGCGCGGCGCCATACAGGGAGACGGGTTTTCTCCACCTCCTCGGCTTTGTCCTCCTCACGATCGCCCTCATCTTCGTCTTCGCCGTGGCGGCCGTCTTCCTCCTCCTGATGGCAGGGCTGGCCGGCTACCTGCCTCTCTGAACTTTTTTTCAGGTCCCCCGCGGTCGTGACACGGCCTTCACTCTGTCGGCGCCCTGCGCACCTGCAGGATGTGCATCGCCCGGGTGTCGCCATCGGCCTCGACCCACCCCATCTCGACGAGGCCGAGAAGCCGGGAATAGAGGTAGGCGTCGCCGCATTGATCGTATTCCATGGAGAGGGCTCCGAGGGCGTCGCCGATAACCCGGGCCGCACTCATCCACTCGTCCGGGACGGCGTCGAGGACGGCCTGGGGGATGGTAGCTGAGACGGTATGGCAGAGCTGCCCCCTCCAGAGG contains these protein-coding regions:
- a CDS encoding 4a-hydroxytetrahydrobiopterin dehydratase, with product MPLSKESARPIVPGAAPLTRPEMLALLPDVPGWCLENGRLRRRFVFRSVGEACTFINEVIALGSESASHYPDICLRKYHEVEVSWYTHSSGGLTRTDFVLAAQLGERTGPKGFFR
- a CDS encoding DEAD/DEAH box helicase codes for the protein MLWTKTALFSMSAVFSSLHPTLQGIIAGRLGWDDLRPVQEAACQAAADGRDLLVVAGTAGGKTEAALIPVIDAVLKGGLPGVACLCLSPLKALINDQEERMLEICTPAGLSVAKWHGDVGKGERSWSGGDPPHILLTTPESLEVILLDRSLRPDLAHLRFVVVDEVHAFAADLRGVQIRCLLDRLDRLAGRPLQRIGLSATVGNPGEILAWLSGPGREAGLVASPVRPGKKQFSFSLAVGKEEQAAAVAGLVAGKRALVFVRSRSEAEGLATALKGRVDRLSVHHSSLSAAVRREAEASLSVPSSCVICTSTLELGIDIGGLDLVVQVGPPTSVSSFLQRLGRTGRRGGAARMAFVLGSDLDLLLAAGAIEAAARREVEPLRPPSLPYTVFVQQLFLALIGAGRLPRRSLLTSLLSSPVLAGIAPDDAGAIVDHLLATTHLAADGPFLMPGPAAEKDFSRSHWSALLSVFSTGAAFRALTPEGEEVGDLDARFVAGGVGTVCTLGGRRWRIIALDPGHRIATVVGEGGGSRASDRRPFWSGSGAPMSPVIARSVQGILARGRSSLPLAKREQAAVRGIATEIGAGIPAEGFLVTECSEGIFVLSCHGGRLNRLLASLLAQALGDGPKVRASDLCLLVEGVTGPDPAGEVYDALCAIRTRPAASIALALPLPDPADWKFGPLLPLPLFARMVAADVHDCDALAEALAAAPVHTGEETISGASSPDFP
- a CDS encoding ABC transporter substrate-binding protein translates to MRSVPVAVFLLLLVTPSLAALPCDGNGDDVLSEGEFVSAAFAYLDTEYRNGTGQAPPRDDLADAAFVYYYWGGRPWTWTGAAGSTPSSFDRPVRRAAVMHPFVLETLRSIGYPMENVVGIDSATAQASTFFPEMAGRAVVGSPEHPDTAALLSLAPDAVFVEAGAGGDRAAQAISEAGLPVVRVACSSPASYLGEVRALGDLLGLNDGAAALSRFIDEEEERVRACLAGLHPREAPVVYAEDVVDYTACGEGTPLCEEVKAAGGRPAFSGTETVSDTAVLAADPEYVVKLVGREPYLMGGYGDRIPVRFIEVRNEIGRRPGWSGTRAVKAGQVFVVHTSLVEGPQYFIGRQYLASWFHPDLCADLDPAAVQAEYFSRFQGLPGSAGIYVSGGVG
- a CDS encoding DUF1616 domain-containing protein: MDQEGYYQRIFEGFEPRNVPKNLAIIAICTVASVLCAYLPILIAPTLFTFAMLAVAHWRRAVVPAEKRFVVPFREMAAEAKADLFPENQSRTDRTLSIILVLAILLAIATTLYVLAVPKEGEHFTEFYILGPGGKATDYPTAFAAGSNQSVIIGIGNHEYRDITYTVEVLLTSQAFDPTTNTSSLRDMEIIDRFAVTVPHNQTAEVPFPFTVERTDMNRLDFILFNETVPSDSVWGKDRLDAAYRDLHLWIGVRPPAQ
- a CDS encoding metal-dependent hydrolase encodes the protein MFLLCHLAAGIVLGLILAGAVGGRRAVVAACALGAILPDLVDKPLGYIILADSVGYGRIYTHTLLFLVLALGVGLLVFWRFRSPIVLAGATGVASHQALDTMWLYPANWLYPFLGSFTAGAESRDLWSLLITELSEPSEWILFAALFIATLLLLKKEFRTALFERTGPLLEKVRLPLGGVLILLAGIMILSGVLALHLIPTGLEKPGDLVLCGLVLGGAGLAILQAHRLRIDSA
- a CDS encoding MFS transporter; amino-acid sequence: MAGPDQMTAPRQTAMRLILLLGIVSLLGDIVSNGARSVTGPYLLTLGGSAAIVGLVAGLGEFTGYGLRVLTGLYSDQTQHYWRIVYLGYGLLLAIPFLALTGTWEVAAVLLITERIGKAIRAPARDTIISLAASPVGRGWGVGVHKALDQVGAIIGPLLLSAAILTGGGYQTGFALLALPIVLLFVFLAIGKRAVPEPGIFERSDEDAAVPAARRFVPYATFLFLAMAGFASFPLISYHMKVQGLIADPSIPLIYAGAMAVSTLVALGGGWAYDRIGTRALLLIPLINIAIPALAFSTAPSLIVLGTLIWGAGIGLHETVMRASLADRTATEIRGQAFGYIYAVYGTGWFLGSTVMGVLYEVSVAHIVGFVAIAETMAIIAYFWMRRHARKKAAKFR